A portion of the Deinococcus hopiensis KR-140 genome contains these proteins:
- a CDS encoding AAA family ATPase → MRFLTYRDLDASHVEKQLRKVQEAIERDDFKTPDVKKLAQGNYYRARLDAANRLLLTFVKRNTERGPETACLALEVIHQHAYDKSRFLRGATIDEAKLPVFDVAQATTGATPVRYLHPTRQEFHLLDKVISFDDTQDAVYRTPPPLILVGSAGSGKTALTLQKLREVPGQALYVTLSAYLAQSAAELYGAHGFENPAQEVSFLSFADFLGTIRLPRGREVAFENFRTWMARQPGLKFTDAHQLFEEFRGVLSSSPNGPLSRADYLALGIRQSIYGAGERPTVHELFSRYLKWLDEAGLYDASLVASRYLPVVQPTYDFVVVDEVQDLTAAQLALILRTLRVPGQFLLCGDSNQIVHPNFFSWAAVKTLLWKDPDLAERQAVNVLQANFRNASRVTRVANDLLKVKHARFGSVDRESNFLVQAVTGEPGSVTLLPDEPRVRKHLDEQTRDSTEYAVLVLRDEDRAAARKAFGTPLVFSVHEAKGLEYPGIILHNFISGSRQTYTDIAEGVTPADLQRDELIYARAKDKADKSLEIYKFYVNALYVAVTRAVERVILVESDARHPLLTLLGVELGDEAEQFRGQKASRGDWEREARKLELQGKKEQARDIRRRILQQKEVPWSVWTPAVLAKMQADAQAHPGDVKRARELTDYALLSLNERLLEELAGLKIKPAQSFLRNSEKDRRIQRQAVADKYRKPYEAGNLRTVLADTDRYGVDHRTLENLTPLMLAVEAGHTAMVTALLERGADVTQTDLHGRTPHMLALGRAMRDPHYAGNVLGSLWNGLRPTALDVRVGDRLVRLGHEGAEFYFLSVMLALLPYYTSKLVYPGLTPRDLYERRTGFFVNALQGNLEHFPLNVLSEARRKRSYFNQVLARAEVSSSYTPARRLWQRVKQGYYVLNPDMQVRLKLAPNSEGEWVSVGMLADPLGQGWLTGEGSG, encoded by the coding sequence ATGCGCTTTCTCACCTACCGTGACCTTGACGCCTCTCACGTCGAGAAGCAGCTCCGCAAGGTGCAAGAAGCTATCGAGCGGGACGACTTCAAGACGCCCGATGTCAAGAAGCTGGCGCAGGGAAACTATTACCGGGCGAGGCTTGATGCCGCCAACCGCCTGCTGCTGACCTTCGTGAAGCGAAACACCGAACGGGGACCGGAAACCGCTTGTCTCGCATTAGAGGTTATTCACCAGCACGCCTACGACAAGTCGCGCTTTCTGCGAGGTGCAACCATCGACGAGGCCAAGCTGCCCGTGTTCGACGTGGCCCAGGCCACCACTGGGGCCACCCCCGTGCGCTACCTGCACCCCACTCGGCAGGAGTTTCACCTGCTGGACAAGGTGATTTCCTTTGACGACACCCAGGACGCGGTGTACCGCACGCCCCCGCCGCTCATCCTGGTGGGGTCGGCGGGCAGCGGCAAGACCGCGCTGACGCTGCAGAAACTGCGCGAGGTGCCCGGGCAGGCGCTGTACGTGACCCTCTCGGCTTACCTCGCGCAGAGTGCCGCTGAGCTGTACGGAGCGCACGGCTTTGAGAATCCGGCGCAGGAAGTCTCGTTCCTGTCCTTCGCGGACTTTTTGGGAACCATTCGCCTGCCCAGGGGCCGCGAGGTGGCGTTTGAAAACTTCCGCACCTGGATGGCGAGGCAGCCTGGCCTGAAGTTTACCGACGCCCACCAGTTGTTCGAGGAGTTCCGGGGCGTGCTGAGCAGTTCACCCAACGGTCCCCTGTCACGCGCGGATTACCTCGCCCTGGGCATCCGCCAGAGCATCTACGGTGCGGGGGAGCGGCCCACCGTGCATGAGCTCTTTTCCCGGTATCTGAAGTGGCTGGATGAGGCCGGGCTGTACGACGCTTCGCTGGTGGCTTCCCGTTACCTGCCGGTGGTCCAGCCCACCTACGACTTCGTGGTGGTGGATGAGGTTCAGGACCTGACGGCGGCGCAACTGGCGCTGATTCTCAGGACCCTGCGGGTGCCGGGGCAGTTCCTGCTGTGCGGCGACTCCAACCAGATCGTGCATCCCAACTTCTTCTCCTGGGCGGCGGTCAAGACGCTGCTGTGGAAGGACCCGGACCTGGCTGAGCGGCAAGCCGTCAACGTGCTGCAGGCCAACTTCCGCAACGCATCACGGGTAACGCGCGTGGCGAACGACCTGCTGAAGGTCAAGCACGCCCGCTTCGGCTCGGTGGACCGCGAAAGCAACTTCCTGGTGCAGGCGGTGACCGGCGAGCCGGGCTCGGTCACCCTGCTGCCCGATGAGCCCCGCGTCCGCAAGCACCTGGACGAGCAGACGCGCGACTCAACCGAATACGCCGTGCTGGTTTTGCGCGACGAGGACCGGGCAGCGGCGCGCAAAGCCTTCGGCACCCCGCTGGTTTTCTCAGTCCATGAGGCCAAGGGGCTGGAATATCCGGGCATCATCCTGCACAACTTCATCAGTGGGAGTCGGCAGACATATACAGACATCGCCGAGGGGGTCACACCCGCCGACCTGCAACGGGACGAGCTGATCTACGCCCGAGCAAAGGACAAGGCCGACAAGTCGCTGGAAATCTACAAGTTCTACGTCAATGCCCTTTACGTGGCTGTGACCCGCGCTGTGGAGCGTGTGATCCTGGTGGAATCCGACGCCCGTCACCCACTGCTAACGCTGCTGGGAGTGGAACTGGGCGACGAGGCTGAGCAGTTCCGGGGACAGAAGGCGTCGCGGGGTGACTGGGAACGCGAGGCCCGCAAGCTGGAACTCCAAGGCAAGAAGGAGCAGGCCCGCGATATCCGCCGCCGGATTTTGCAACAGAAGGAGGTGCCGTGGTCGGTCTGGACGCCTGCGGTCCTCGCAAAGATGCAGGCGGACGCGCAAGCCCATCCCGGCGATGTAAAGCGGGCACGCGAACTCACCGATTACGCTCTGCTGAGCCTGAACGAGCGCTTGCTGGAAGAACTGGCGGGTTTGAAGATCAAACCCGCGCAGTCGTTCCTCCGCAATTCGGAAAAGGACCGTCGTATCCAGCGTCAGGCCGTTGCGGACAAGTACCGCAAGCCCTATGAGGCGGGCAACTTGCGGACCGTTCTGGCGGATACCGACCGCTACGGGGTGGACCACCGCACCCTGGAGAACCTGACCCCTCTGATGCTGGCGGTGGAGGCGGGCCACACGGCCATGGTCACCGCCCTGTTGGAGCGCGGCGCCGACGTGACCCAGACCGACCTGCACGGGCGCACGCCGCATATGCTGGCGCTTGGGCGGGCCATGCGCGACCCGCACTACGCGGGGAACGTCCTCGGTTCCCTGTGGAACGGCCTGCGCCCCACGGCCCTCGACGTGCGGGTGGGGGACCGGCTGGTGCGCCTGGGGCACGAGGGGGCCGAGTTCTACTTTCTGAGCGTGATGCTGGCGCTGCTGCCGTACTACACCTCGAAACTGGTTTACCCGGGCCTGACCCCACGTGACCTGTACGAGCGGCGCACCGGCTTCTTCGTGAACGCTCTGCAGGGCAACCTCGAACACTTCCCCCTGAACGTGCTCTCCGAAGCCCGGCGCAAGCGTTCCTATTTCAACCAGGTGCTCGCGCGGGCCGAGGTGAGCAGCTCGTACACCCCTGCCCGGCGGCTGTGGCAGCGCGTCAAGCAGGGCTATTACGTCCTCAATCCGGACATGCAGGTGCGCCTGAAGCTCGCGCCGAACTCGGAAGGCGAGTGGGTCAGCGTAGGGATGCTCGCCGACCCGCTGGGGCAGGGGTGGCTGACGGGGGAAGGCTCGGGATAA
- a CDS encoding sensor domain-containing diguanylate cyclase, which yields MAAVPILAVLLQIVLGDTHNLSYGLILVGIVVMAQTLSQGPTPLGPLLLLLFLPPFLVGFNRPVQVESLFSSGFTAYSALLVLPTVLAAVSLGVRGVLLFALYGLIIGGLCFNLMPLEGMAIVWSTVTALVAGGMLAWLLNFTEQALQRMACSALTDPLTQLGNRRAFEAALLQAWQAGPERVGLAFVDLDGLKAVNDQQGHDVGDALIQALARAVQAQLQEGQTVFRLAGDEFVVLCTHGDLSRVWHQIRDAVTQVRQHGFPDMDVSVGLSSGTTAGSIAALMQRADSRMYAEKRRKADRRAATGNRGTVISWNGIERRKMQ from the coding sequence ATGGCGGCGGTTCCCATATTGGCGGTCTTGCTGCAGATCGTGTTGGGAGACACCCACAACCTCAGCTACGGTCTGATTCTCGTCGGGATTGTCGTGATGGCCCAGACCTTGAGCCAAGGGCCAACGCCTCTGGGTCCCCTGCTCCTCCTTCTGTTTCTGCCTCCCTTCCTGGTGGGATTCAACCGCCCAGTGCAAGTGGAGTCGTTGTTCAGTTCAGGCTTCACCGCCTACAGCGCCTTACTGGTCCTCCCTACCGTATTGGCCGCTGTCTCCCTGGGCGTGCGTGGCGTCTTGCTGTTCGCGTTGTACGGCCTCATCATCGGTGGGCTCTGCTTTAACCTCATGCCTCTCGAAGGCATGGCGATCGTCTGGAGTACCGTCACTGCCCTGGTCGCCGGTGGCATGCTGGCGTGGCTCCTGAACTTCACCGAGCAGGCCCTGCAGCGGATGGCGTGCTCCGCACTGACCGACCCCTTGACGCAGTTGGGGAATCGGCGTGCCTTTGAGGCAGCCTTGCTGCAGGCGTGGCAAGCTGGACCGGAACGGGTCGGTCTGGCGTTTGTGGATCTGGACGGCCTCAAAGCCGTGAATGATCAGCAGGGCCACGACGTGGGTGACGCGCTTATCCAGGCGCTGGCCCGGGCGGTGCAGGCCCAGCTTCAGGAGGGTCAGACGGTGTTCCGTCTGGCGGGAGACGAATTTGTGGTGCTGTGCACCCACGGGGACCTCTCGCGCGTCTGGCATCAAATTCGCGATGCTGTCACGCAAGTTCGCCAGCACGGTTTTCCGGATATGGACGTGAGTGTGGGCTTATCCAGTGGAACCACCGCCGGAAGTATTGCTGCTCTGATGCAGCGGGCAGATTCAAGGATGTATGCGGAGAAGCGGCGCAAAGCAGACCGGCGTGCAGCCACCGGGAACAGGGGGACAGTGATCTCCTGGAACGGCATTGAGCGACGAAAAATGCAGTGA
- a CDS encoding recombinase family protein, with amino-acid sequence MLIGYVRSAELLELPFTQATRLMTAGCQVIYIEMSSGDHLQRPVLHRAVESLRPSDVLLVSDSDRLSRNDLQMEILLRRIRVQQASLHLLGPEGEVLGALSSSVLGRPHA; translated from the coding sequence ATGTTGATCGGGTACGTCCGTTCGGCGGAACTGCTGGAGCTGCCCTTCACGCAGGCCACACGGCTTATGACTGCTGGTTGTCAGGTCATCTACATTGAGATGAGCAGCGGAGATCATCTTCAGCGTCCAGTGCTGCACCGGGCGGTAGAGAGTTTGCGTCCCAGCGACGTTTTGCTGGTCAGTGACAGTGACCGACTGAGCCGCAATGATTTGCAAATGGAGATCTTGTTGCGTCGCATTCGTGTGCAACAAGCCTCACTGCATCTTCTGGGCCCTGAAGGTGAGGTGCTCGGGGCGTTGAGCTCGTCCGTCCTCGGGAGACCTCACGCCTGA
- a CDS encoding IS630 transposase-related protein: MKKRVGARRYSVDLRERIVAAALKEKNHQRVAETFDVDVRTIALYLKKHEVGTLTHVKRPTGRRPRVHSEHEQVLQQLEEDLDATLEEHARKLEAVTGLKISYRTVDRVFRRHGVTYKKNAGRVRTEGGTASAVPERPEAVPADPCPSGLS, encoded by the coding sequence GTGAAGAAGCGGGTCGGGGCACGCAGATACAGCGTTGATCTTCGAGAACGGATTGTCGCAGCGGCGCTGAAGGAGAAGAACCATCAGCGGGTGGCTGAAACGTTCGACGTCGATGTGCGAACGATCGCGTTGTATCTGAAGAAACACGAGGTAGGCACCTTGACGCACGTGAAGCGCCCGACTGGGCGTCGCCCACGGGTGCACAGCGAGCATGAGCAAGTCCTCCAGCAACTGGAGGAGGACTTGGACGCCACCCTCGAAGAACATGCCCGCAAGTTGGAAGCTGTGACAGGACTGAAGATCAGTTATCGAACGGTGGACCGAGTCTTCCGTCGGCATGGCGTCACCTACAAAAAAAACGCGGGTCGCGTGCGCACAGAAGGAGGAACTGCGTCAGCAGTTCCTGAACGACCTGAAGCCGTACCTGCAGACCCCTGCCCGTCTGGTCTTTCTTGA
- a CDS encoding transposase has protein sequence MGTEPNFVCALQASGPFAPLILDGAVNGVSFEWYVREILCPALTPGQVVVQGNLSAHHRAPIRTHIEARNCMVLFLPPYSPDFNPTQGMFSKVKALVRAREWRDRTALLQGIWDALNAVSLRDVFGWFTHAFPDIF, from the coding sequence CTGGGGACGGAACCAAACTTCGTATGCGCGCTGCAGGCGAGTGGTCCCTTTGCGCCCCTGATCCTGGACGGTGCTGTCAACGGCGTGAGTTTCGAGTGGTACGTCCGAGAAATCCTGTGCCCAGCTTTGACCCCAGGACAGGTCGTGGTGCAGGGCAATCTCTCGGCACATCACCGTGCACCCATTCGGACGCACATCGAAGCCCGGAATTGTATGGTCCTGTTTCTGCCTCCCTACAGCCCTGACTTCAACCCGACCCAGGGCATGTTCTCTAAAGTCAAAGCCCTCGTCCGTGCCCGTGAGTGGCGAGACCGGACTGCTCTGCTTCAGGGCATTTGGGACGCTTTGAACGCCGTTTCGCTACGAGACGTTTTTGGCTGGTTCACGCACGCCTTCCCCGACATCTTCTGA
- a CDS encoding DUF7669 domain-containing protein, translated as MTGELSVAEAGIAGPGDCAGFSGSNRPRRARVAPRTATSGMCARYASAACRARSTARPTTTLHNRLVVSCRDEILEVARILSQRQPDQTFRVDDVVTAMVDRGTKFLESTIQYHVMVVMCVNAKGRDAGKYPDLEHVARRRYRLVQK; from the coding sequence ATGACTGGGGAACTTAGTGTGGCCGAAGCGGGAATTGCCGGTCCAGGCGATTGCGCTGGTTTTTCCGGCTCTAATAGACCGCGTCGTGCTCGCGTGGCCCCACGCACAGCGACGTCCGGGATGTGCGCGAGGTACGCCTCAGCCGCCTGCCGAGCACGAAGCACCGCCCGTCCCACCACGACGCTGCACAATCGACTTGTGGTCAGCTGTCGGGACGAAATTCTGGAAGTCGCGCGGATACTCAGTCAACGACAACCCGATCAGACTTTCCGCGTAGATGACGTTGTGACGGCCATGGTAGATCGAGGAACCAAGTTCTTGGAATCCACGATCCAGTACCACGTCATGGTCGTGATGTGCGTCAACGCCAAGGGCCGAGACGCAGGCAAATATCCCGACTTGGAACATGTCGCGCGACGGCGCTACCGCCTCGTTCAGAAATGA
- a CDS encoding RusA family crossover junction endodeoxyribonuclease yields the protein MLSLWIPGEALSLNNAYFNRRGGGRTLTPEGRAFKAHVKHLVLQERPALPARGRLALTLQFHGHWETKAGEPRRRDLSNAVKLLEDALFDALGMDDCRVRALSVTATQSDTPGMFVRLETI from the coding sequence ATGCTCTCCCTCTGGATTCCGGGTGAAGCCCTCTCGCTGAACAACGCCTACTTCAACCGTCGGGGCGGTGGGCGGACCTTGACGCCGGAAGGCCGCGCATTCAAGGCCCACGTCAAGCACCTGGTGCTGCAGGAACGGCCTGCTCTGCCTGCGCGGGGGCGGTTGGCCCTCACGCTTCAGTTCCACGGTCACTGGGAGACGAAGGCGGGCGAACCGCGCCGCCGGGATCTCTCGAACGCTGTGAAGCTGCTGGAAGACGCGCTCTTCGACGCGTTGGGCATGGATGACTGCCGGGTGCGGGCGTTGAGCGTAACGGCCACCCAGTCGGATACGCCGGGCATGTTCGTGCGCCTGGAGACGATATGA
- a CDS encoding terminase small subunit, with protein sequence MTDAPKQPTAEELGAALADKDRVLADAYLATFNKRKAGIAAKYSENSKKYLFRFRRPDVQAYIKARLSEEVMSAEEVLARLSLRASIDGSDFFEQESYEVPVFESRSIQELIDNAEAKVGRMNAIDPELLKSAIESEQRRIADWEVQLAMDPEATYQKQVGTRTETRIVPSLKAAERNGVLQFVEGTEYGPNGLKFKWADPVKALELIGKHHKLFTERTEHSGSLDLGVKYIVGLSEDDL encoded by the coding sequence ATGACCGACGCACCGAAACAACCCACGGCCGAGGAACTGGGCGCGGCCCTCGCCGACAAGGACCGGGTGCTGGCCGATGCCTACCTCGCGACCTTCAATAAGCGCAAGGCGGGCATTGCGGCGAAGTACAGCGAGAACAGCAAGAAGTACCTGTTCCGCTTCCGGCGTCCAGACGTCCAGGCCTACATCAAGGCCCGGCTCAGCGAGGAGGTCATGAGCGCGGAGGAAGTCTTGGCCCGCTTGAGCCTGCGCGCAAGCATCGACGGTAGTGACTTCTTTGAGCAGGAGTCCTACGAAGTGCCAGTGTTCGAGTCCCGCTCCATACAGGAGCTGATCGACAATGCCGAGGCCAAAGTCGGGCGTATGAACGCGATTGATCCCGAGTTGCTGAAGTCGGCCATTGAGAGTGAGCAGCGCAGGATCGCCGACTGGGAAGTCCAGCTGGCCATGGATCCGGAGGCCACCTACCAGAAGCAGGTGGGCACCAGAACAGAGACTCGCATCGTGCCGAGCTTGAAAGCGGCCGAGCGCAACGGCGTGCTGCAGTTTGTGGAGGGCACTGAGTACGGCCCCAACGGGCTGAAGTTCAAGTGGGCAGACCCCGTGAAGGCCCTGGAACTGATCGGCAAGCACCACAAGCTGTTCACGGAGCGCACCGAACACAGCGGCAGCCTGGACCTGGGCGTGAAGTACATCGTTGGCCTGTCTGAGGATGACCTGTGA
- a CDS encoding (d)CMP kinase: MTAAQLPPGARVYFPRGSALNVLRCKGDEFVLDGPAGTGKSRVCLEKLNALAEKYPGCRLAIVRKFKAALTETALVTFEQHVKPRCDITNQ; encoded by the coding sequence GTGACGGCTGCCCAGCTTCCGCCGGGTGCCCGGGTGTACTTCCCGCGTGGCAGCGCGCTCAACGTGCTGCGGTGCAAGGGCGACGAGTTTGTGCTGGATGGCCCGGCAGGAACGGGCAAAAGCCGCGTTTGCCTTGAGAAGCTGAATGCTCTCGCCGAGAAGTACCCCGGTTGCCGCCTCGCCATCGTGCGGAAGTTTAAGGCCGCCCTAACCGAGACGGCCCTGGTGACCTTCGAGCAGCACGTCAAGCCGCGGTGCGACATCACCAACCAGTAG
- a CDS encoding phage terminase large subunit encodes MFGSPIKYPNGSEIVVAGIDNPVKLMSAEFDAIYVQEATELTLNDTEFLSTRLRNGVIPYQQLFGDCNPGSPTHWLKKRMDAGLTVRILSRHEDNPRLFTSKGELTAFGVSYLARLDKLTGPRKARLRYGKWAAAWSWRNA; translated from the coding sequence ATGTTCGGCAGTCCTATCAAGTACCCGAACGGCAGCGAGATTGTGGTGGCGGGAATCGATAACCCGGTCAAGCTCATGTCCGCCGAGTTCGACGCCATTTACGTGCAGGAAGCGACTGAACTGACTCTCAACGATACGGAGTTCCTGAGCACGCGCCTCCGCAATGGCGTCATCCCGTACCAGCAACTGTTCGGGGATTGCAACCCTGGGTCGCCTACGCACTGGCTGAAGAAACGCATGGATGCGGGGCTCACCGTGCGCATCCTCTCTCGGCATGAAGACAATCCCAGGCTCTTCACGAGCAAGGGCGAACTGACTGCGTTTGGCGTCTCCTACCTGGCCCGCCTCGACAAGCTCACGGGGCCCCGCAAGGCCCGCTTGCGCTACGGCAAGTGGGCGGCAGCCTGGTCGTGGCGAAACGCGTAG
- a CDS encoding MarR family winged helix-turn-helix transcriptional regulator: MAPPPPDQHEEVSRFLGSMWRFNRAFGQQLEPLLEARHGLEARSFFVMKRIGDGDQYPKMLAGHLKIPPTLISRYLDGLVKRGLIERHIDEQDSRRTRLSLTGTGQQLLQEAQETVYELAAARLGRLPSGVLQTVINALDALSEEGPTAV; encoded by the coding sequence ATGGCTCCTCCTCCTCCTGACCAGCATGAAGAAGTGAGCCGGTTTCTCGGCAGCATGTGGCGCTTCAACCGCGCCTTTGGTCAACAACTCGAACCCCTGCTCGAAGCCAGACACGGTCTGGAAGCCCGCTCGTTTTTCGTCATGAAACGCATAGGGGACGGCGATCAGTACCCCAAAATGCTGGCCGGACACCTTAAGATTCCGCCCACCTTGATCAGCCGTTACCTTGACGGTCTGGTCAAGCGGGGGCTGATTGAGCGGCACATCGACGAGCAGGACTCACGCCGCACCCGCCTCTCACTCACCGGAACAGGCCAACAGTTGTTGCAAGAAGCGCAGGAAACGGTCTACGAACTCGCTGCAGCACGCCTGGGCCGCCTGCCTTCAGGTGTGCTGCAGACCGTAATCAACGCCCTTGACGCCCTCTCCGAGGAAGGACCCACCGCTGTATGA
- a CDS encoding MDR family MFS transporter, protein MTASNPAPTPEDARFNFTQQEKSITLVGLMVVFLLSALDQTIVSTAMPRIIEQLQGLEYYSWVTTAYLLASTVMVPIYGKLGDLYGRKPILITGILLFLLGSMLCGMSGEPFMHGLFGGGMLQLIVFRALQGLGGAALFTSAFAILGDMFPPAERAKFGGLFGAVFGLSSVVGPLIGGFLTDHGSVTLLGYFIEGWRWVFYVNLPIGMLALFMIISKMPRLSHKANGKIDLLGAGLVIATTIPLLLALTWGGTTYAWDSARIITLFAISAVSLALLLLAERGNPDAIIPLGLFKNRTFTVANLASFVINMAFMGIVMFLPLFMQTVQGISATNSGLSMLPLMAGLIFSSIVSGNLVARTGKYKPFIVGSPVVLLIGVFFLTRIGIDTTRADLAWRMFIVGLGLGPAMSLFNIAIQNAVPMHQMGIATSGAQFYRQIGSTIGAALFGTLLINNLQTELPRHLPQVPGMANAAQHINLGEMRAQSGNSDTGKEIRAAFAKQYAQIERAFSGDAAATRTLLQNPQLPADLKATLQGGGIQVAVHQRLTQEAEQLSAALRQGEAGRQALLKNAAIPAPLKAQLQALPVQALSTPQAAQITAQRFGQGVLAQEDAAVKGATARALAKIKAGLDVQADKLTRQVTIGMKEGFTASVVKMFGTSIWIVLLGLVITLFLPVVPLRSRAPQGRNTDEGAGVPTPLH, encoded by the coding sequence ATGACCGCCTCCAACCCTGCTCCTACACCCGAAGACGCCCGTTTCAACTTCACTCAGCAGGAAAAGAGCATCACCCTGGTCGGCCTGATGGTTGTATTTCTGCTTTCAGCGCTCGACCAGACCATTGTCAGCACCGCCATGCCGCGCATCATCGAGCAGCTTCAGGGCCTGGAATACTACTCATGGGTCACCACCGCCTACCTGCTTGCCAGCACGGTCATGGTCCCCATCTACGGTAAGCTCGGCGACCTGTATGGCCGTAAACCGATCCTGATCACAGGCATCTTGCTGTTCCTGTTGGGTTCCATGCTGTGCGGCATGAGCGGTGAGCCCTTTATGCACGGCCTGTTTGGCGGTGGAATGCTGCAACTCATCGTGTTCCGGGCTTTGCAGGGTCTGGGCGGCGCGGCGCTCTTTACCAGCGCTTTCGCCATTCTGGGAGACATGTTTCCACCAGCGGAACGGGCCAAGTTTGGCGGCCTGTTTGGAGCTGTATTCGGTCTGTCCAGCGTTGTCGGCCCTCTGATCGGCGGCTTCCTGACTGACCACGGCAGCGTCACGCTCCTGGGCTACTTTATCGAGGGCTGGCGCTGGGTGTTCTATGTGAATCTGCCTATCGGTATGTTGGCGCTGTTCATGATCATCAGCAAGATGCCCCGCCTGAGCCACAAGGCCAACGGCAAGATCGACTTGCTGGGGGCTGGGTTGGTCATCGCTACGACCATTCCACTGCTGCTGGCCCTGACTTGGGGCGGCACGACATACGCCTGGGACAGCGCCCGCATCATCACGCTATTTGCCATCAGCGCCGTGAGTCTGGCGTTGCTGCTGCTGGCCGAGCGGGGCAACCCCGACGCCATCATTCCGCTGGGGCTGTTCAAGAACCGCACTTTCACCGTTGCCAACCTTGCCAGCTTTGTCATCAACATGGCCTTTATGGGCATCGTGATGTTCCTGCCGCTGTTTATGCAAACCGTACAGGGCATCAGCGCCACCAATTCCGGCCTCTCCATGTTGCCGCTGATGGCAGGCCTGATCTTCTCCAGCATCGTCTCTGGCAACCTGGTCGCGCGGACCGGCAAGTACAAGCCCTTCATCGTGGGCAGCCCGGTCGTGTTGCTGATCGGTGTGTTCTTCCTGACCCGCATCGGAATTGACACCACCCGCGCTGACCTTGCCTGGCGCATGTTTATCGTGGGTCTGGGCCTCGGCCCGGCCATGAGCTTGTTCAACATCGCTATTCAGAACGCCGTGCCGATGCACCAGATGGGCATCGCTACCTCTGGCGCACAGTTCTACCGCCAGATCGGCAGCACCATCGGCGCGGCGCTATTCGGCACCCTGCTGATCAACAATCTCCAGACCGAGCTGCCCAGACACCTGCCCCAGGTGCCCGGCATGGCCAACGCGGCGCAGCACATTAATCTGGGAGAGATGCGTGCCCAGAGCGGCAACAGCGACACGGGCAAGGAGATCAGGGCGGCCTTTGCAAAGCAGTACGCACAGATTGAGCGGGCGTTCAGTGGGGACGCGGCGGCCACCCGGACCCTGCTCCAAAACCCGCAACTGCCCGCCGACCTCAAGGCCACCCTACAGGGTGGTGGAATCCAGGTTGCCGTTCACCAGAGGTTGACGCAGGAAGCAGAGCAGCTCAGTGCCGCTTTGCGTCAGGGAGAAGCCGGACGTCAGGCGCTGCTGAAGAATGCCGCCATCCCGGCCCCCCTGAAGGCACAACTTCAGGCCCTGCCTGTTCAGGCTCTGTCCACTCCCCAGGCGGCACAGATCACTGCTCAGCGCTTTGGCCAAGGCGTCTTGGCCCAGGAAGACGCCGCCGTGAAGGGGGCGACCGCCAGGGCTCTGGCAAAGATCAAGGCTGGGCTGGATGTTCAAGCCGACAAGCTCACGCGGCAGGTCACGATCGGCATGAAGGAAGGCTTTACCGCGAGCGTCGTGAAGATGTTTGGAACAAGTATCTGGATTGTGCTGCTCGGCCTGGTCATCACGCTGTTCCTGCCGGTCGTGCCGCTGCGCAGTCGAGCACCGCAGGGCCGGAACACGGACGAGGGGGCAGGGGTGCCCACGCCGCTACACTGA